The nucleotide sequence GTACGGGACGTCGCGGCGCTCGCACAGGTCGGCCCAGGCGGCGTCCAGCTCGCCGATGCGCGCCACCATCGCGTCGTCGCCGACCGGCGGCGGCCCGACCACCAGCGCCGGCACGCTGAGCGACGAGAGCCCGAACTCCAGCGCCGCCACCGACCGCGCCACGGCGACGCCGCGGTGGGCGTCGGCCACGCCGGGCGCCAGCACGACGCGGTGCTCGTCGCCGCGGGCGAAGCGGGGCGCGGACTCCATCGGCATCCGCACGACCACCTCCTCGGTGGCCTCGCCGCGCACCCCCAGCGGGTACGCCGTCAGCTCGACACCGGTGGACGGCGGCGTGCGGGCGGCCACCCGGCCGACCCAGCCGAGCGACTTCGGGTCACCGACGCCGGCGACGAAGGAGTCGCCGAAGACGCAGACCCGGACGTCTCGGCGGCCGGCCATTCAGCCGCCCCCGCCGACAGCGGCGTCGTCGTCGGCCTCGTCGTCGGCGCGGGCCAGCCAGGTGGCCAGCCGCTCGACGGCGGTCTCGAACTCGGGGTTCTGG is from Jiangella alkaliphila and encodes:
- a CDS encoding GDSL-type esterase/lipase family protein produces the protein MAGRRDVRVCVFGDSFVAGVGDPKSLGWVGRVAARTPPSTGVELTAYPLGVRGEATEEVVVRMPMESAPRFARGDEHRVVLAPGVADAHRGVAVARSVAALEFGLSSLSVPALVVGPPPVGDDAMVARIGELDAAWADLCERRDVPYIATFGPLSAKDAWRTARADDGLHPDQTGYGLLAYLVLNGGWYPWLGVEAPLTPVKDRRAPRATS
- a CDS encoding DUF6104 family protein, with protein sequence MYFTDRGIEELDERRGDEQVTLGWLSERLRDFVDQNPEFETAVERLATWLARADDEADDDAAVGGGG